A window of the Dioscorea cayenensis subsp. rotundata cultivar TDr96_F1 chromosome 14, TDr96_F1_v2_PseudoChromosome.rev07_lg8_w22 25.fasta, whole genome shotgun sequence genome harbors these coding sequences:
- the LOC120275177 gene encoding peroxiredoxin-2E-2, chloroplastic-like, which translates to MLSQTQRILRKRYIKNIVLLRSALFPLFRRHTLLFSYLIYPSLSLSPTPFPPSHSMAAISSVVSTVRARSFAFSSTVRFPHCPPSVCFPRRPFGRTLTVSAISVGDKLPDATLSYLDSAGEVQTLTVSKLTKGKKAILFAVPGAFTPTCSQKHLPGFVEKAGELRAKGVDTIACISVNDAFVMKAWKENLNIPDDAQVLLLSDGNLEFTKALGVELDLTDKPVGLGVRSRRYALLADDGVVKVLNLEEGGAFTISSADDMLSAL; encoded by the coding sequence ATGTTGTCTCAGACTCAGAGGATCTTAAGAAAaagatacataaaaaatatcgTTCTTCTTCGAAGTGCCTTGTTTCCTCTATTTCGTCGCCAcactcttctcttctcttatcTTATctacccctctctctctctctctcctacTCCATTCCCCCCTTCGCATTCAATGGCGGCCATCTCATCGGTTGTATCGACAGTGAGGGCAAGGTCCTTCGCCTTCTCCTCCACAGTGCGCTTCCCTCACTGCCCTCCCTCCGTGTGTTTCCCTCGCCGGCCCTTTGGCCGGACTCTAACAGTGTCCGCCATCTCCGTCGGCGATAAGCTCCCAGATGCCACACTGTCCTACCTCGATTCCGCCGGCGAGGTGCAGACACTCACCGTGTCCAAGTTGACCAAGGGCAAGAAGGCTATATTGTTCGCCGTCCCCGGCGCCTTCACCCCGACCTGCTCCCAAAAGCACCTACCCGGCTTCGTCGAGAAGGCCGGGGAGCTGCGCGCCAAGGGCGTGGACACCATCGCCTGCATCTCCGTCAATGATGCGTTCGTGATGAAGGCTTGGAAAGAGAACCTCAATATCCCTGACGATGCCCAAGTGCTGTTGCTCTCCGATGGCAATCTGGAGTTCACAAAGGCGCTTGGTGTTGAGCTTGATCTCACTGATAAGCCAGTGGGGCTTGGTGTCCGGTCCAGGCGCTATGCCCTTCTGGCTGATGATGGTGTTGTGAAAGTGCTCAATTTGGAGGAGGGTGGTGCCTTCACCATCAGTAGCGCCGATGACATGCTTAGCGCCCTCTGA